One genomic segment of Lewinellaceae bacterium includes these proteins:
- a CDS encoding peptidase — translation MTDQQKVEAYIDAHKDEAFELLARMVQQPSIQLHEAGAQDVVIKKLQQLGLEVDVWDPDISELKKNPYFVSARKNFTNSPNVVGLMKGQGGGRSLILNGHIDVVPEGDVTKWKDDPYSGKIENGKMYGRGTTDMKGGNVSLILAMEAIKQSGINLKGDVLFQSVIEEESGGAGTLATVLRGYQADAAIIPEPTNLKLFIKQQGSLWFRVTIEGISAHGGTRYEGISAIEKAWIVHQQILDLEQQRNARINDPLYAKLPIPLPINVGTIHGGTWPSSVPDLVTIEGRIGVGPEESIEAVKQELQDCINRLTEADEWFGGHPAKLEFFGAQWIPNSVAIEHQIAEIIEENHLQLFGKSVIVEASPWGTDAGILGVVGGIPAIVIGPGETSVAHYPNEFIELEKVVKASKLFALTILKWCGTA, via the coding sequence ATGACTGACCAGCAGAAAGTGGAAGCGTATATCGATGCCCACAAGGATGAAGCATTCGAACTCCTGGCCAGAATGGTCCAACAACCAAGTATCCAGTTGCACGAAGCAGGCGCTCAGGATGTAGTGATCAAAAAACTGCAACAGCTCGGCCTTGAGGTTGATGTGTGGGATCCGGATATCAGCGAATTGAAGAAAAACCCCTATTTCGTCTCAGCCAGGAAAAATTTTACGAATAGCCCCAATGTAGTAGGCTTAATGAAAGGGCAGGGGGGTGGACGGTCTCTGATCCTCAATGGTCATATCGACGTGGTACCGGAGGGTGATGTGACCAAATGGAAAGACGATCCCTATTCGGGAAAAATTGAAAATGGTAAAATGTATGGACGAGGCACGACCGATATGAAGGGCGGGAATGTCTCCCTGATCCTGGCTATGGAAGCCATCAAGCAGTCAGGTATCAATCTGAAAGGGGATGTGCTATTTCAGTCGGTCATTGAGGAGGAATCGGGAGGTGCTGGAACGCTGGCTACGGTGCTTCGCGGTTACCAGGCAGATGCTGCCATCATTCCTGAACCCACCAATCTCAAGTTGTTCATCAAGCAGCAGGGATCACTTTGGTTCAGGGTCACCATCGAAGGTATCTCCGCCCATGGTGGTACCCGGTACGAAGGCATTTCAGCAATTGAAAAAGCCTGGATCGTACATCAGCAGATTCTGGACCTGGAACAGCAAAGGAATGCCCGGATCAATGATCCCCTCTATGCAAAACTTCCGATACCGCTGCCCATTAACGTTGGCACGATCCATGGCGGCACCTGGCCTTCCTCAGTACCTGACCTGGTAACCATCGAAGGCAGGATCGGCGTGGGCCCCGAGGAATCCATTGAGGCTGTCAAGCAGGAATTGCAAGATTGCATCAACCGGCTCACCGAAGCGGATGAATGGTTTGGAGGCCATCCGGCCAAACTTGAATTTTTCGGAGCGCAGTGGATCCCAAACAGTGTGGCCATTGAACATCAGATTGCGGAAATCATTGAAGAAAACCACCTGCAGTTGTTTGGGAAATCCGTGATCGTAGAGGCTTCCCCCTGGGGAACAGATGCCGGTATACTTGGTGTAGTGGGAGGAATTCCGGCCATTGTCATCGGTCCGGGAGAAACCAGTGTGGCTCATTACCCCAATGAATTCATTGAGCTGGAAAAAGTTGTGAAGGCATCCAAGTTATTTGCATTAACCATCCTCAAATGGTGCGGAACGGCATAA
- the ablB gene encoding putative beta-lysine N-acetyltransferase yields MSPTYQEINRPDLTVVFCLDPYNRRVRVDELHGDLRSGLELILQQSPDWADKIILKARQEQVDYFIRHGWTQEAGIPGYFNGEDLFFLVHYRHNLRSHTEHAEVELSIARKILEMQRSPVLSGGEKIKRSNLEDAEKLALLYDIVFDIYPTPLSDPFYLRKTMEHGTVYVHMEQEGNVLSAASAEVNRKFANAELTDCATLPAEEGKGHMAALLARLEDILTDQEVKCLYTICRAQSFGMNKVFYNLGFDYTGCLVNNCNIYSGLENMNVWYKMVK; encoded by the coding sequence ATGAGCCCTACTTATCAGGAGATAAATCGCCCGGATCTAACTGTGGTCTTCTGTCTTGATCCCTATAACAGGAGAGTCCGGGTGGATGAATTGCATGGTGATCTGCGATCCGGATTGGAACTTATTTTGCAGCAATCACCGGATTGGGCCGACAAGATCATCTTAAAGGCCCGCCAGGAACAAGTCGATTATTTTATTCGTCACGGGTGGACTCAGGAAGCGGGGATTCCGGGTTATTTTAACGGTGAGGACTTGTTTTTCCTGGTGCACTACAGACACAATCTCCGTTCCCATACCGAACATGCGGAAGTTGAGCTTTCAATTGCCAGGAAGATCCTGGAGATGCAAAGAAGTCCGGTACTATCAGGAGGTGAAAAAATAAAGCGATCGAACTTGGAGGATGCTGAGAAACTGGCCCTCCTTTATGATATTGTTTTTGATATTTATCCTACCCCGTTGAGCGACCCTTTCTACCTCCGCAAAACGATGGAACACGGGACAGTGTATGTGCATATGGAGCAAGAAGGCAATGTGCTGAGCGCAGCATCGGCTGAAGTAAACCGCAAGTTTGCAAATGCCGAATTGACCGACTGCGCTACCCTCCCCGCTGAAGAGGGGAAAGGTCATATGGCCGCACTATTGGCGCGACTTGAGGACATCCTTACAGATCAGGAAGTCAAATGCCTTTATACGATCTGTCGCGCGCAGTCCTTCGGGATGAACAAGGTTTTTTATAATTTGGGATTTGACTACACCGGCTGTCTGGTCAATAACTGCAATATTTATTCGGGTTTGGAAAATATGAACGTCTGGTATAAAATGGTAAAATGA
- a CDS encoding CehA/McbA family metallohydrolase, with product MMGGFRDLLIVLFMIISGNLVGQRVPVLPQIELPHDYYFRELYLPQLMSGPASPDWSPDGKQLVFAMGGSLWRQEIGSQTAWQLTDGEGYDYQPDWSPDGKEILFARYDGRSVELMLLDVNSGVETPLTDNGAVNLEPRWSPDGKAIAYVSTVGTGHFLLHKATIENGKLQSITILTPDRVSAIKRYYYSEYDHAINPAWSPDGSRILFISNREIAHGTGNIVSLSVNNPGEITTIHQEETAWKTTPDISPDGSRMVYSSYLGRNWQQLWILPAAGGYPIQITYGDFDNTAPRWSPDGKNIAFISNRTGNTSLWILDSYFGKQTQVVASDLHYLKPRKEIVIKTVDESGDFIPSRVSVLDSRGKFYAPRNAWIHGDDSNYPDTQKFESHYFHSSGIALVSFPAVDHPSITAQKGPDFKIETRQLTASEGLSDTITLTLKRWTIPETFGKWWSGDLHVHMNYTGNYRNTPRILREQAQAENLDFIYNLIVNKEQRIPDIDYYIPPNGSKVEKDVMILQGQEYHSSFWGHLGLLNLTDHYLIPDYVGYPYTALASIFPHNSQIADAVHAQKGLVGYVHPFYDFQLFPKQSATLTNALPIDAALGNVDYYEVVGFAHHKASAAVWYMLLNCGIRIPAGAGTDAMANYSSLRGPVGLNRVYVKAKDDFTSDHIIEQIKHGRSFVTNGALLDLKVNGSGPGDTIEIADKATTLDFQAFIRSSVAVDHLEVIWNGEVVKEYQFSGDRNSADFNGKIDVQGPGWLLLRAWNDNAHPDIPDYYPYATTSPIYVTSSGKELRSRSSAVFFLEWIDRIEKIVSSHDAYRTVEEKNLILKDIATARKFYENCLNNPTME from the coding sequence ATGATGGGAGGGTTCAGGGATTTATTGATTGTATTATTCATGATTATCAGCGGCAATCTGGTCGGACAGCGGGTTCCGGTATTGCCGCAAATTGAACTGCCTCACGATTACTATTTCCGGGAATTATACCTGCCTCAACTGATGAGCGGCCCTGCTTCGCCGGACTGGTCCCCGGATGGAAAGCAGCTGGTCTTTGCGATGGGCGGAAGTCTCTGGAGGCAAGAGATCGGAAGCCAGACAGCCTGGCAGCTCACAGATGGCGAGGGTTACGATTACCAGCCCGATTGGTCTCCGGATGGTAAAGAAATCCTTTTTGCCCGCTACGATGGCAGGTCCGTGGAACTTATGCTCCTGGATGTTAATTCCGGAGTGGAAACTCCATTGACGGACAATGGTGCGGTGAACCTGGAACCCAGATGGTCACCGGATGGTAAAGCGATCGCTTATGTATCGACCGTAGGGACAGGTCATTTCCTGCTCCACAAAGCAACCATCGAAAACGGAAAACTGCAGAGCATAACCATCCTCACTCCCGACCGGGTCAGTGCCATTAAGCGTTACTATTACAGCGAATACGACCATGCCATTAATCCTGCCTGGTCACCGGATGGCAGCAGGATCCTGTTTATTTCCAACCGGGAGATAGCTCATGGCACGGGCAATATTGTATCTCTTTCTGTCAATAACCCCGGGGAGATCACCACCATCCACCAGGAAGAAACCGCCTGGAAGACGACTCCGGATATCTCGCCGGATGGCAGCAGGATGGTCTACAGCAGCTATCTGGGACGGAATTGGCAGCAGTTGTGGATCCTGCCGGCAGCGGGAGGATATCCGATTCAGATCACCTATGGAGATTTCGACAATACAGCTCCCAGGTGGTCTCCGGATGGTAAAAATATTGCCTTTATTTCTAACCGGACCGGAAATACCTCCCTGTGGATTCTGGACAGCTATTTTGGCAAACAGACACAAGTTGTTGCCTCCGATTTGCATTACCTGAAGCCAAGAAAAGAAATCGTCATCAAAACGGTGGATGAGTCCGGGGATTTCATTCCTTCGAGGGTGAGTGTCCTGGATAGCCGTGGAAAATTCTATGCTCCCCGCAATGCCTGGATACATGGTGATGATTCCAATTACCCGGACACCCAAAAGTTTGAAAGCCATTATTTTCATTCATCCGGAATAGCCCTGGTTTCATTTCCGGCTGTTGATCACCCGTCCATAACTGCCCAGAAAGGTCCTGATTTCAAAATAGAAACCCGTCAGCTTACCGCCAGTGAGGGCCTGTCTGACACAATCACATTAACACTCAAGCGATGGACGATTCCGGAGACCTTTGGAAAGTGGTGGTCCGGTGACCTGCATGTGCACATGAATTATACGGGTAACTACCGGAATACACCGCGGATCCTCCGGGAACAGGCCCAGGCTGAAAACCTGGATTTTATTTATAATTTGATTGTGAATAAAGAGCAGCGCATCCCGGATATCGATTACTATATCCCTCCGAACGGATCCAAAGTAGAAAAGGATGTGATGATCCTTCAGGGGCAGGAATACCACTCCAGTTTCTGGGGACATCTGGGACTGCTTAATTTGACCGATCACTACCTGATCCCGGATTATGTGGGGTATCCTTACACGGCGTTGGCGAGTATTTTCCCGCATAACAGCCAGATAGCGGATGCGGTGCATGCCCAAAAAGGTCTGGTCGGCTACGTGCATCCCTTCTATGACTTTCAGCTCTTCCCGAAACAGTCAGCCACGTTAACCAATGCACTTCCCATCGATGCCGCCCTGGGGAATGTGGATTATTATGAGGTGGTTGGTTTTGCCCATCACAAGGCATCAGCGGCAGTTTGGTATATGCTGTTGAATTGCGGGATCAGGATACCGGCGGGAGCAGGTACCGATGCCATGGCCAATTATTCAAGTTTGAGAGGTCCGGTAGGACTGAACCGGGTTTATGTGAAAGCAAAAGACGATTTCACCAGTGACCACATCATCGAACAGATTAAGCATGGGCGGAGCTTTGTGACCAACGGAGCCCTGCTGGATCTTAAGGTGAATGGATCAGGGCCCGGGGATACCATCGAGATCGCAGATAAAGCCACCACCCTGGACTTCCAGGCATTTATTCGCAGCTCGGTCGCGGTAGATCACCTGGAAGTTATCTGGAACGGAGAGGTCGTAAAGGAATACCAATTCAGTGGAGACCGAAATTCAGCGGATTTTAATGGAAAAATTGATGTGCAGGGCCCTGGTTGGCTTTTGTTAAGAGCCTGGAATGATAATGCCCATCCGGACATTCCGGATTACTATCCTTATGCTACGACCAGCCCCATTTATGTTACCTCATCAGGTAAGGAACTCAGGTCTCGCTCATCTGCGGTATTTTTTCTGGAATGGATCGACCGCATCGAGAAGATAGTCTCATCCCATGATGCGTACAGGACCGTAGAAGAGAAAAATTTGATCTTAAAGGATATAGCAACTGCCCGGAAATTTTATGAGAACTGTCTGAACAACCCAACTATGGAATAG
- a CDS encoding DoxX family protein, protein MYDKLRTNKIAGLLIIGIRFLIGFAFIPSGLVKLIGERFTQLGPETPIGYFFDALYQSGLYWNFLGFCQLLTALLLFTQRFATLGALFFIGIIMNIFTITISLHFTGTWVITMLMLFAGIILIAWDWYKLKPILGLYPTEDEISRYSSSSTKWQITGLVAFIVAVGLLLLRRYYFY, encoded by the coding sequence ATGTATGACAAATTAAGAACAAATAAAATTGCCGGATTACTGATCATTGGGATCCGGTTTTTAATCGGATTTGCATTTATTCCATCCGGGTTGGTCAAGTTAATCGGAGAACGATTTACCCAACTGGGTCCTGAAACGCCAATAGGCTACTTTTTTGATGCGCTGTATCAATCAGGCCTGTACTGGAATTTTCTGGGATTTTGTCAGTTACTTACAGCCTTATTGCTTTTTACCCAACGATTCGCAACATTAGGTGCGTTGTTTTTTATTGGAATTATTATGAACATATTCACGATAACCATTAGCCTGCATTTTACGGGGACCTGGGTGATTACGATGTTGATGCTGTTTGCAGGCATCATTTTAATCGCGTGGGATTGGTATAAATTAAAACCAATACTGGGTCTTTATCCTACAGAAGATGAAATTTCCCGGTACAGTTCTTCTTCCACAAAATGGCAAATAACCGGACTGGTTGCATTCATCGTTGCAGTGGGGTTGCTGCTTTTGAGAAGGTATTATTTCTATTAA
- a CDS encoding nuclear transport factor 2 family protein: protein MTTEQNIKIIDSLYNAFANGDIPAVLGAMDPEIEWNEAESNSLADGNPYIGPDAVLQGVFARLGANHEYFALKDIQIHGMNDNMILATLRYDAKVKATGKSYNAQVAHLWTLDNQGKVIAFQQYVDTKKLADAEK, encoded by the coding sequence ATGACAACTGAACAAAACATTAAAATTATTGACTCCCTCTACAATGCCTTCGCCAATGGGGATATACCAGCTGTATTAGGAGCTATGGACCCAGAAATCGAATGGAACGAAGCAGAAAGCAATTCCCTCGCAGATGGCAATCCATATATAGGGCCAGATGCAGTATTACAAGGTGTATTTGCCCGTCTTGGGGCTAACCACGAATACTTTGCATTAAAGGATATTCAAATTCATGGCATGAATGACAACATGATCCTGGCTACTTTGCGATACGATGCAAAAGTGAAGGCTACCGGGAAGTCATACAATGCTCAAGTCGCACATCTTTGGACGCTCGATAATCAAGGAAAAGTAATCGCCTTTCAGCAATATGTGGATACCAAGAAGTTGGCAGACGCTGAAAAATGA
- a CDS encoding PQQ-binding-like beta-propeller repeat protein, whose protein sequence is MKKHLMCIVLMVINGILFAQDWPMINQNPQRTGYLTDEEILLPPLQIDKLIDLNAIPSSMIVAEDVLFYMSEGDSIRLHAYALDTDQELWHFTLPEGGGSAGFVPAIFEDLIYTGGQLGDALYALDRFTGEIRWSREIGELYNHSPIPDGEGKVYIITDSLFCLNAYDGTTIWSTTGNFSTPTLFGGDLFYGNSEQIISGDATSGETNWARNQNASCTQILVNPSGIFACNDTTVCSYYFDAYKNWCYSLPEGIQSLFFPGGNAILADSVLIFTALNKQENVGVLLAINTNNGEKLWEYQSNSRDFSNPAGANGIVYVSGGAPSVLKGFDIYDGTLRFEDTSRIFLRQPIIADNQLFVPTYPGVMIFKSELTAILPLRQTPAFSYYPNPFNQSINLKLDAGTEHACEINLVSGSGVILKKISINPGQEYVWNTDDIPSGFYYLILTSTTLRQAYKIINISN, encoded by the coding sequence ATGAAAAAGCATTTGATGTGTATCGTATTGATGGTGATTAACGGCATTTTATTCGCTCAGGATTGGCCAATGATCAATCAGAACCCTCAGCGGACAGGCTATTTGACGGACGAAGAAATTTTATTACCACCCTTGCAAATAGATAAATTAATCGATCTGAACGCAATTCCCAGCTCCATGATCGTAGCGGAAGACGTACTCTTCTACATGAGCGAGGGTGATTCTATCAGACTACACGCTTATGCATTGGATACGGACCAGGAGCTCTGGCACTTCACCCTGCCCGAAGGTGGCGGATCAGCCGGATTCGTTCCGGCAATATTTGAAGACCTGATCTATACCGGCGGACAACTTGGTGATGCCTTGTATGCACTGGATCGCTTCACCGGTGAAATAAGGTGGTCCCGTGAAATAGGAGAACTTTACAATCACAGTCCCATCCCTGATGGAGAAGGTAAAGTGTATATTATCACCGACAGCCTGTTTTGCCTTAATGCATACGACGGTACCACGATCTGGAGTACAACCGGAAATTTCAGCACTCCCACGCTATTTGGCGGTGACCTTTTTTATGGTAATAGTGAACAAATAATATCCGGTGATGCAACAAGCGGAGAGACCAATTGGGCCCGTAATCAAAATGCATCCTGCACGCAGATATTAGTCAACCCATCAGGAATTTTCGCTTGCAATGATACGACTGTATGTTCCTATTATTTTGATGCCTACAAAAACTGGTGTTACTCCTTACCGGAGGGGATACAATCCCTGTTTTTTCCAGGTGGTAATGCCATACTTGCGGACAGTGTATTAATATTCACGGCATTGAATAAGCAGGAAAACGTTGGAGTGCTGTTAGCTATTAATACCAACAATGGAGAAAAATTGTGGGAATACCAGTCAAATTCCCGGGACTTCTCCAATCCGGCTGGGGCCAATGGCATTGTCTATGTGAGCGGTGGAGCTCCATCGGTTCTCAAGGGATTTGACATTTATGACGGGACACTGCGCTTTGAAGACACCTCACGTATTTTTTTAAGGCAACCCATTATTGCAGATAATCAGTTATTCGTCCCTACCTATCCGGGGGTTATGATCTTTAAAAGCGAACTTACCGCCATATTACCTCTCAGACAAACTCCTGCATTCAGCTATTATCCCAATCCTTTTAATCAATCTATTAATCTGAAGCTGGATGCCGGCACTGAGCACGCTTGTGAAATAAACCTGGTATCCGGGTCAGGGGTGATCCTAAAGAAAATATCCATAAATCCGGGCCAGGAATATGTGTGGAACACCGATGACATCCCTTCCGGATTCTATTATTTGATTTTAACGTCAACGACCCTCCGGCAGGCTTATAAAATCATTAATATTTCTAATTAG
- a CDS encoding alpha/beta hydrolase, whose protein sequence is MIQTEKLQIAGPDQLEIAFERFGDPVNPAVLLIMGAGAQMINWPVGLCELLADAGFYVIRFDNRDAGLSTHMHGAPVPDFPAVLTGDYSTVSYTLSDMAADTIGLADALGLDRIHLVGASMGGMIAQTIAIEYPERIRSLTSIMSTTGAPDVGQTDLAVFSGLGSPPYHDREAYIAWRIRSLRAVGSPGYPIDEKAAAENAGLAWDRDRDPVAILRQTTAVLKSGDRTSKLRQLRIPTLVIHGADDKMIDVSGGRATAAAIPGARLHIYPGMGHGFPQPLWAEFAGLISRHMDAAK, encoded by the coding sequence ATGATACAAACCGAAAAACTTCAAATTGCAGGACCTGATCAGCTCGAAATCGCCTTTGAACGATTTGGCGATCCGGTAAATCCGGCTGTCTTGCTTATCATGGGCGCCGGTGCACAGATGATCAACTGGCCGGTGGGTTTATGCGAACTCCTGGCTGATGCCGGTTTTTACGTCATCCGCTTCGATAATCGTGATGCCGGACTGTCCACCCATATGCACGGGGCTCCGGTTCCCGATTTTCCGGCTGTCCTCACCGGTGATTATTCTACGGTCTCGTACACCCTCTCCGATATGGCTGCTGACACCATAGGACTTGCCGATGCGCTCGGATTGGATCGCATACACCTGGTCGGAGCATCCATGGGCGGAATGATCGCGCAGACCATCGCCATTGAATACCCTGAACGCATCCGGAGCCTCACCTCCATCATGTCCACGACTGGTGCTCCGGATGTAGGACAAACGGATCTTGCCGTATTCAGCGGATTGGGCAGCCCACCCTACCATGACCGTGAGGCATACATCGCATGGCGGATTCGTTCCCTGCGGGCAGTTGGATCACCCGGTTATCCCATCGATGAGAAAGCCGCTGCCGAAAATGCCGGGTTGGCATGGGACCGGGATCGAGATCCGGTGGCAATACTGCGCCAAACGACTGCCGTTTTAAAATCCGGTGATCGCACCAGCAAATTGCGTCAGCTCCGGATACCCACCCTGGTCATTCATGGAGCCGATGATAAGATGATCGATGTCAGCGGGGGACGTGCCACCGCTGCAGCAATCCCGGGAGCCCGGTTGCACATTTATCCCGGCATGGGGCATGGTTTTCCGCAACCACTTTGGGCCGAATTCGCCGGATTGATCAGCAGGCACATGGATGCGGCGAAATAA
- a CDS encoding amidotransferase, with protein sequence MKTALLVCDHVLPDLVPEHGDYPMMFARLLPDLNMDSWYVCDGHFPDIRDYDVFVITGSKYSVYDDIPWIQDLKVFVRGIQSSGKKCIGVCFGHQLIAEALGGRVAKAKAGYLIGVHTFHMLQHAPWIPHKKASFHMLMLCQDQVQLIPEGADVLAGNEYCPVGMYQIGNQFFCVQGHPEFSKAYDQAVFTHRSERIGHERISLALESFSLEPDRTWLREVIMAFLTFTPEKD encoded by the coding sequence ATGAAAACCGCCCTACTGGTTTGTGATCATGTTCTTCCGGATTTGGTGCCGGAACATGGGGATTACCCGATGATGTTTGCTCGATTACTGCCCGATCTGAATATGGATTCCTGGTATGTTTGTGACGGCCACTTTCCGGACATCAGAGATTACGATGTCTTTGTAATAACCGGTTCCAAATATTCCGTTTACGACGATATTCCCTGGATCCAGGACCTGAAAGTTTTTGTGCGGGGTATTCAATCCTCTGGCAAAAAATGCATTGGCGTCTGTTTTGGACATCAGCTTATCGCCGAGGCGCTGGGTGGTCGGGTGGCAAAAGCCAAAGCAGGTTATCTCATCGGAGTGCACACCTTTCACATGCTGCAACATGCCCCCTGGATTCCGCATAAAAAAGCTTCCTTCCACATGCTGATGTTATGCCAGGACCAGGTACAGCTTATACCGGAGGGTGCTGATGTGCTTGCCGGGAATGAATATTGTCCGGTAGGAATGTATCAGATCGGTAATCAATTTTTCTGTGTCCAGGGGCATCCCGAATTCTCCAAAGCCTACGATCAGGCTGTCTTCACCCACCGTTCCGAGCGGATAGGCCATGAACGCATCAGTCTAGCCCTGGAGAGTTTCAGCCTGGAGCCGGATCGTACCTGGCTGAGGGAAGTGATCATGGCTTTTCTGACCTTCACCCCGGAGAAGGATTAA
- a CDS encoding aldehyde dehydrogenase family protein, with amino-acid sequence MAGAEGFHIISPGDGMLFAERHYATAPEIRQALHGAQQARQSWRQTPLPERMAICIRAIDYFVEHADAWGEELTRMMGRPIRYTPNEIRGGMQERARTMIAMAPSALLDVPAREKDGFQRFIRREALGTVLVLAPWNYPYLTSVNVIIPALLAGNTVILKHAEQTALCAERYLEAFQAAGLPAGVFQYLHLTHDQVAEIIADPTIDHVAFTGSVAGGYAIQAAAGKRFITAGLELGGKDPAYICADAEWDYTVENVVDGVFFNSGQSCCAIERIYVQQEVYADFVHDFVALTKKYHLGDPLDPATTLGPMVRISNARRALDQMEAAIRMGARPHILPGDFPALPLPYLAPQVFTSVSHSMDIMREESFAPVIGIMPVQNEEEAIRLMNDSPYGLTASIWTRDHDRALSIGERIATGTWFMNRCDYLDPELAWTGIKDSGYGCTLSPLGYEHLTRPKSYHLKIRTS; translated from the coding sequence ATGGCTGGAGCAGAAGGATTTCACATCATCAGTCCCGGTGACGGTATGCTCTTTGCCGAGCGGCATTACGCTACAGCTCCGGAGATCCGGCAGGCTTTGCATGGAGCACAGCAAGCACGCCAATCCTGGCGTCAGACTCCCTTGCCGGAACGCATGGCCATTTGCATACGCGCCATCGATTACTTCGTTGAACATGCCGATGCCTGGGGTGAGGAGCTGACCAGGATGATGGGGCGTCCCATCCGCTATACACCCAATGAAATAAGGGGAGGCATGCAGGAACGCGCCCGGACTATGATTGCGATGGCTCCATCAGCCCTGCTGGATGTACCGGCACGGGAGAAAGACGGATTTCAACGATTCATCCGGCGGGAAGCTCTGGGTACGGTACTCGTTCTGGCGCCCTGGAATTACCCCTACCTCACCTCTGTTAACGTCATCATCCCTGCCTTGCTGGCCGGCAATACCGTTATCCTGAAACACGCCGAGCAAACAGCTCTGTGCGCCGAGCGGTATCTTGAAGCCTTTCAGGCAGCAGGACTTCCTGCAGGCGTTTTTCAATACCTGCACCTGACTCACGACCAGGTTGCGGAAATAATTGCCGACCCAACCATAGACCATGTGGCCTTCACCGGATCGGTAGCAGGAGGATACGCCATCCAGGCTGCCGCCGGAAAGCGGTTTATCACGGCCGGGCTTGAACTGGGCGGAAAAGACCCTGCCTACATCTGTGCCGACGCGGAATGGGATTATACGGTAGAAAATGTGGTCGACGGCGTATTTTTTAATTCCGGCCAATCCTGCTGTGCCATCGAGCGCATCTATGTCCAGCAGGAGGTTTATGCTGACTTTGTGCATGATTTTGTAGCCCTGACAAAAAAATATCACCTGGGTGACCCGCTTGATCCTGCCACTACCCTGGGTCCGATGGTACGCATCAGCAATGCCCGGCGAGCATTGGACCAGATGGAAGCAGCAATCCGCATGGGAGCCCGGCCCCACATACTTCCGGGTGACTTCCCTGCCCTGCCGTTACCTTACCTTGCGCCTCAGGTATTTACCAGTGTCAGCCATAGCATGGACATTATGCGCGAAGAGAGTTTTGCCCCGGTGATTGGTATTATGCCGGTCCAGAATGAAGAAGAAGCCATCCGGCTGATGAACGACAGCCCTTACGGCCTCACCGCCTCCATCTGGACTCGTGATCATGATCGTGCCCTTTCCATCGGCGAACGCATCGCTACCGGTACCTGGTTTATGAATCGGTGTGATTACCTGGATCCTGAACTGGCCTGGACCGGGATCAAAGACTCCGGTTATGGATGCACATTATCACCACTGGGATATGAACATCTGACACGGCCCAAGTCTTACCACCTCAAAATCCGTACATCATGA
- a CDS encoding glucose 1-dehydrogenase, with the protein MRLQNKVALITGGSSGIGKAASLLFAEEGAQVMIADIDTPGGEALVDVIRQQGGQAAFVKADVSQPQDCENMIAAAEEIFGKLDILFNNAGIMDSQDDTAETTSVSTWDRTMNINVKGVWLGCKYGIPALRRAGGGSIINVASFVAKLGAATAQLAYTTSKGAVLSMTRELAVIHARENIRVNALCPGPLRTELLMKFLNTEAKKQRRLVHIPMGRFGEAEEIAKAALFLASDDSSFMTGAELLIDGGITAAYVTPE; encoded by the coding sequence ATGAGATTGCAAAATAAAGTAGCCCTGATCACCGGAGGCAGCAGTGGAATCGGAAAAGCCGCATCTCTCCTGTTTGCTGAGGAAGGAGCGCAGGTAATGATCGCCGATATCGATACCCCCGGCGGGGAAGCACTGGTGGATGTCATCCGGCAACAAGGAGGACAGGCTGCATTTGTAAAGGCTGATGTCTCCCAGCCTCAGGACTGTGAAAATATGATTGCGGCCGCCGAAGAAATATTTGGAAAACTGGATATCCTCTTCAACAATGCCGGTATCATGGATAGCCAGGACGACACCGCAGAAACCACTTCGGTCTCGACCTGGGACCGCACCATGAACATCAATGTGAAAGGCGTATGGCTCGGTTGCAAATATGGCATCCCTGCTCTGAGGCGCGCCGGCGGAGGATCCATCATCAATGTCGCCTCTTTTGTGGCTAAGCTGGGTGCCGCCACGGCTCAGCTGGCCTACACCACGAGCAAAGGTGCCGTGCTTTCCATGACCCGGGAGCTGGCGGTTATCCATGCCCGAGAAAACATCAGGGTCAACGCCCTTTGCCCAGGTCCGTTACGCACGGAATTACTGATGAAATTCCTGAACACTGAAGCCAAGAAACAGCGGAGGTTGGTTCACATCCCAATGGGCCGATTCGGTGAAGCCGAAGAAATCGCCAAAGCAGCCCTATTCCTGGCATCCGATGATTCCTCCTTCATGACCGGCGCCGAATTATTGATCGATGGGGGCATCACCGCCGCCTATGTAACTCCAGAATAA